One genomic window of Denticeps clupeoides chromosome 14, fDenClu1.1, whole genome shotgun sequence includes the following:
- the spats1 gene encoding uncharacterized protein spats1 isoform X2 encodes MQGTDRNRRTLNGTSEEQEFRPHIRHMEPNLTECGLDWTSRLRWLPEPRYADAPLPQIKDIKFLEGTKLLRSFPQANMESQAEWTFHPNCGQLRVFHRRAQLPRTEQTLERALGRKKPVPNSHKSTAGGKPYVTAEYSPNFHKFWSLPLIPFGTSGNYKSDTFGPPRHPKTRQSSKKNLDREAELKEVERLNDWRPSPDLVQSVTSRHVKHA; translated from the exons atgcaGGGAACAG ACAGAAACCGACGGACTCTGAACGGAACCTCAGAGGAACAGGAATTCCGGCCTCACATTCGGCACATGGAGCCGAACCTGACAGA GTGTGGCCTTGACTGGACGTCCCGTTTGCGGTGGCTTCCTGAACCTCGCTATGCCGATGCCCCGCTCCCGCAAATTAAAGACATAAAGTTCCTGGAGGGGACAAAGCTGCTGAGGTCCTTCCCAC AGGCCAACATGGAGTCTCAGGCCGAATGGACCTTCCACCCGAACTGTGGCCAGCTGAGGGTCTTCCACCGACGGGCTCAGCTCCCCAGGACCGAGCAGACGCTGGAGCGAGCTTTAGGCAGGAAGAAGCCAG TCCCAAACAGCCACAAATCAACAGCAGGCGGCAAACCATATGTAACTGCAGAATACAGCCCCAACTTCCACAAGTTCTGGTCTTTACCACTCATTCCGTTTGG TACCAGCGGCAATTACAAATCGGACACATTTGGGCCTCCTCGCCACCCTAAAACCAGGCAGAG CTCGAAGAAGAACCTGGACCGGGAGGCCGAGCTGAAGGAAGTGGAGAGACTGAATGACTGGAGGCCGTCTCCGGATCTCGTACAGTCAGTAACAAGTCGCCATGTGAAACATGCATGA
- the spats1 gene encoding uncharacterized protein spats1 isoform X1 has product MESRWTKPASVKMNDILAPPCVTHVIQHLGHRVESLSLCSVSTADCPPGQRLCNAGSVKHLLAIFFTECREQGFRGILTLCFPLVGLSDRNRRTLNGTSEEQEFRPHIRHMEPNLTECGLDWTSRLRWLPEPRYADAPLPQIKDIKFLEGTKLLRSFPQANMESQAEWTFHPNCGQLRVFHRRAQLPRTEQTLERALGRKKPVPNSHKSTAGGKPYVTAEYSPNFHKFWSLPLIPFGTSGNYKSDTFGPPRHPKTRQSSKKNLDREAELKEVERLNDWRPSPDLVQSVTSRHVKHA; this is encoded by the exons ATGGAGAGTCGGTGGACAAAGCCAGCCAGTGTGAAAATGAATGACATACTGGCGCCACCTTGTGTCACCCACGTGATACAGCATCTCGGCCACAGAGTAGAAAGTCTCAGTCTGTGCTCAGTGTCCACGGCCGATTGTCCTCCAGGGCAACGGTTGTGTAACGCAGGAAGTGTAAAACACTTactggccattttttttacagaatgcaGGGAACAG ggtTTCAGGGGTATTTTGACATTGTGCTTCCCTCTGGTGGGTCTGTCAGACAGAAACCGACGGACTCTGAACGGAACCTCAGAGGAACAGGAATTCCGGCCTCACATTCGGCACATGGAGCCGAACCTGACAGA GTGTGGCCTTGACTGGACGTCCCGTTTGCGGTGGCTTCCTGAACCTCGCTATGCCGATGCCCCGCTCCCGCAAATTAAAGACATAAAGTTCCTGGAGGGGACAAAGCTGCTGAGGTCCTTCCCAC AGGCCAACATGGAGTCTCAGGCCGAATGGACCTTCCACCCGAACTGTGGCCAGCTGAGGGTCTTCCACCGACGGGCTCAGCTCCCCAGGACCGAGCAGACGCTGGAGCGAGCTTTAGGCAGGAAGAAGCCAG TCCCAAACAGCCACAAATCAACAGCAGGCGGCAAACCATATGTAACTGCAGAATACAGCCCCAACTTCCACAAGTTCTGGTCTTTACCACTCATTCCGTTTGG TACCAGCGGCAATTACAAATCGGACACATTTGGGCCTCCTCGCCACCCTAAAACCAGGCAGAG CTCGAAGAAGAACCTGGACCGGGAGGCCGAGCTGAAGGAAGTGGAGAGACTGAATGACTGGAGGCCGTCTCCGGATCTCGTACAGTCAGTAACAAGTCGCCATGTGAAACATGCATGA